A section of the Girardinichthys multiradiatus isolate DD_20200921_A chromosome 5, DD_fGirMul_XY1, whole genome shotgun sequence genome encodes:
- the anxa5b gene encoding annexin A5b has protein sequence MASRGTVKASANFNASADAEVLHKAMKGLGTDEAAILQLVTARSNAQRQEIKAAYKTLFGKDLVNDLKGELGGTFERLIVALMTPPLTYDVTSLRNAIKGAGTDEKVLVEILASRTAQQVKDIVAAYRKEYDDDLEKDVCGDTSGHFKRLLVILLQANRQTGIQEGNIESDAQALFKAGEEKFGTDEQSFITILGNRSAQHLRKVFDAYMKMSGFEMEESIQKETSGSLKDLLLAVVKCARSVPAYFAETLYHAMKGAGTDDNTLIRVMVTRCEVDMLDIRAEFRKRFACSLHSMIKGDTGGDYRKTLLLLCGGDDA, from the exons ATG GCCAGCAGAGGAACTGTTAAAGCCAGTGCTAACTTCAACGCCAGTGCAGATGCGGAGGTTCTGCACAAAGCCATGAAAGGACTAG GGACCGACGAGGCTGCCATCCTGCAGCTGGTGACTGCTCGCAGCAACGCCCAGCGGCAGGAGATCAAGGCTGCCTACAAGACTCTGTTTGGAAAG GATCTGGTGAATGACCTGAAGGGAGAGCTGGGAGGTACATTTGAGAGGTTGATTGTGGCTCTTATGACCCCACCTCTTACTTATGATGTGACATCCCTTCGAAATGCCATCAAG GGAGCAGGAACAGACGagaaggttctggtggagaTACTTGCCTCAAGAACAGCTCAGCAGGTGAAGGACATTGTTGCTGCTTACAGAAAAG AGTACGATGATGACTTGGAGAAGGATGTCTGTGGAGACACTTCAGGTCACTTCAAGAGACTACTGGTTATTCTGCTTCAG GCGAACAGGCAGACTGGAATCCAGGAGGGCAACATCGAGAGTGATGCTCAG GCTCTGTTCAAAGCAGGAGAGGAGAAATTTGGAACCGATGAACAGTCGTTCATTACCATCCTAGGAAACCGGAGTGCCCAACACCTGAGGAAAG TGTTCGATGCCTACATGAAAATGTCTGGATTTGAGATGGAGGAGAGCATTCAGAAAGAAACATCTGGAAGCTTGAAGGACCTGCTTCTAGCAGTGG tgAAGTGTGCTAGGAGTGTCCCAGCCTACTTTGCAGAGACTCTTTACCACGCCATGAAG GGCGCAGGTACAGATGATAACACTCTAATTAGAGTGATGGTGACTCGCTGTGAAGTCGACATGTTAGACATCCGGGCTGAGTTCAGGAAGAGGTTTGCTTGCTCTCTGCATTCAATGATCAAG GGAGATACCGGCGGTGACTACAGGAAGACTTTACTGTTGCTCTGCGGTGGAGACGATGCGTAA